In a single window of the Acipenser ruthenus chromosome 20, fAciRut3.2 maternal haplotype, whole genome shotgun sequence genome:
- the spata2l gene encoding spermatogenesis associated 2-like: MSINYICKEYRKVLETCLEKGHADIICRDASLGATARKFLIEAGNELHGYLENVFEIITDSLYREPCLETGLEKLRKAFEILELASLNLYLSPWRQEFKIIKTYSGVYIHYLKPVLSDHNIVELFQKMGYRKKDKNQLEIAILPSSDDLIKLACGFFTARSECDLLLEVLKGLKGFDASIQHLIPERLTMKSLDEGVENLKKKILALKKQEQRDPWTKEAAESAEPALDLYTDPKQNGGEHHQSRSTGIHTSSISVNITPLQNDCSGFNATSRSGIQSLEQTPTPGTSYPPGVHKTNRQASLNSAAHTPGKEHSLLTEHSKSGASVNAAEMTTRNTNVGMPSNSPGADRREAEIATIGKERDWLEGFEICACVTKDFVYKCKPCRMLHSCSCKVMDNCIDCDHEIIMYHECENRRVHDGLNVSTEGCQKPGHNTQCIHDKDGRKVMLENVEEVQQHVKPLNWQKHSCISATTLYCYACMSCFEVHSVSCQELLNCSLRHEVILLNKCACSTELHSKSDVVCDIYDVCFCCRRAICKWFFYKSPLNCVCGKPYTNKTEKI; encoded by the exons atGAGCATTAACTACATCTGCAAGGAGTACAGGAAGGTCTTGGAGACATGTCTCGAAAAAGGACATGCCGACATTATCTGCAGAGACGCCTCTCTGGGAGCTACTGCCAGGAAGTTTCTGATAGAGGCAGGGAATGAGCTGCATGGATACCTGGAGAACGTGTTTGAGATCATCACAGATTCCCTTTATCGAGAGCCTTGTCTGGAGACAGGGCTGGAAAAGCTCAGGAAAGCATTTGAAATCCTGGAGCTGGCATCGCTCAATCTTTACTTGAGCCCTTGGCGACAAGAATTCAAGATCATTAAG acttACTCGGGTGTCTACATTCACTACCTGAAACCTGTCCTGTCTGATCACAATATTGTGGAACTCTTTCAGAAGATGGGCTATAGAAAAAAAGACAAGAATCAGCTGGAAATAGCCATATTGCCATCTTCTGATGACCTAATCAAACTGGCATGCGGTTTCTTCACAGCCCGGTCTGAGTGTGACCTCCTgttagaagtgttaaagggactgaaGGGCTTCGATGCTTCTATTCAACATCTGATACCAGAGAGACTCACTATGAAAAGCCTTGATGAAGGTGTGGAAAACCTCAAGAAAAAGATCTTAGCCTTGAAGAAACAAGAGCAAAGAGACCCCTGGACAAAAGAAGCTGCAGAATCAGCAGAGCCTGCACTTGATCTTTATACTGATCCAAAGCAGAATGGAGGTGAACATCATCAGTCAAGGAGCACGGGTATACATACCAGCAGCATATCCGTTAATATAACTCCACTACAAAATGACTGTAGTGGATTTAATGCTACTTCAAGATCTGGCATTCAGTCACTTGAACAGACACCTACTCCAGGTACCTCTTATCCTCCTGGAGTTCATAAGACCAATCGGCAAGCCAGCCTGAACTCTGCTGCACACACTCCAGGAAAGGAGCACAGCTTACTTACTGAACACTCAAAGTCTGGAGCTAGTGTGAATGCAGCTGAGATGACAACAAGAAACACTAATGTGGGGATGCCTAGTAACTCTCCAGGGGCAGACCGACGTGAAGCAGAAATAGCGACCATTGGCAAGGAGAGAGACTGGCTGGAAGGGTTTGAGATCTGCGCATGTGTAACCAAagattttgtttataaatgtaagCCATGCAGAATGCTTCATAGCTGTAGTTGCAAGGTTATGGATAATTGCATAGATTGTGATCATGAGATTATAATGTACCATGAATGTGAAAACCGACGGGTGCATGACGGGTTAAATGTCTCTACAGAGGGGTGTCAAAAACCAGGTCACAACACCCAGTGTATTCACGATAAGGATGGTAGGAAGGTCATGCTCGAAAATGTGGAGGAGGTCCAGCAGCATGTTAAGCCATTGAACTGGCAAAAGCACAGTTGCATTTCTGCCACTACACTGTATTGCTATGCATGCATGAGTTGTTTTGAGGTACATTCGGTATCATGTCAAGAGTTACTAAACTGCAGTTTGCGTCATGAAGTAATACTTTTAAATAAGTGTGCATGTAGTACAGAGTTACATTCCAAAAGTGATGTTGTGTGTGACATCTATGATGTATGCTTCTGCTGCCGCCGTGCAATCTGCAAGTGGTTTTTTTACAAAAGCCCACTTAACTGTGTTTGTGGTAAACCATAtacaaacaaaactgaaaaaatttGA